The DNA region CGCGGTCGGTCTCCTTGCAGCCTGACGCCTCGATGCGCTCACAGGCGTCGATCGCGGCATTCATCATGGCCCTGATCAGGTTCCAGTCGGTTCTCATGCCAGCCTCCGGTGCGCGGCGGCGATGGTATGAGAAGGGCGGATGGGGCGCAATCTCCGGCTTCGTGCGTGCCTATTCCTTCAGTCCTGCATTGACCGCCGCCATCGCATTTTCCTCCGGCGCATCCTTCAGGTTCACCACCGGCAGCACGCGGCGCAGATGGTCGTGGTGGGTGCGTACGCCGTATTCGAGGTCGGACAGGTAGAAGCCGGCGAAGGCGTTGGAGGTCATGGCCTCGTTGGACCAGACGGTGAGTTGCACGTCCTCGGCCTGGGTGTCGCGGTCGATGCGGGCGGCGAGATAGCGGGCGAGGCGCTGCGCACGGTCTTCCTCACGGTAGCGATAGATGCCGCCGCGCAGCAGCGTCTTGCCGAGGGAAAGCGGGAATTCCTGGTAGAACTGCACGCTTTCCGGCGTCACGGCGATGACGCAGTTCGGGAAGAGGCCGAAATAGATCCAGGCCTTGCGCAGCCGTTCCGGCAGGCGCGCATTTTCCGGCGAGATATTCACATAGTTGCGCACGCTCCAGCGCCGGCCGGCATGGGGATTGTAGGTGGCGAAGGAACGGCAGAGACCGTCGACGAAGGGCTCGTCGTAGTAGGTGGAGCCGTAGAGGTCCTGCAGCGCCGGATGCGCCATGGCGACGTGGTAGCCCTCGTTGTCGACGTCGCGCACGGATTTCCAGTTGACCGGGCTTTCCTGGGTCCAGATGCCGCCGGCCGGCACCATCTCCTCGGCGCGGTAATGCGAAAGCTCCTCCTCGAAGGGGCGCATCTGTTCGGCGACGGAAGGTTGCGGGCCGGGGGCGAAGCGGATGAAGACGAAGCCCTGCCAGACCTCGCATTCCAGCGTCTTCAGCGCGAATTCGTCCTTGTCGAGCGGTGGGAAGCTGCGCGGGCGCGCCGCGCCGCGCAAGGTGCCGTCGAGATTGTAGACCCAGCCGTGGAAAGGACAGACGATCGCATTGCGACACGCGCCCTTCTCGTCCGCCACCAGCCGCGAGCCGCGGTGGCGACAGATATTGTGGAAGGCGCGCACCGCGCCGTCCTGCCCGCGTAGGATGAGCGCGCGCTCGCCGAAGACGTCGAGGGCAAGATAATTGCCGGCCTCGGGAATGTCGCAGACATGACAGGCGATCTGCCAGTGCTCGCGAAAGACATGCTGCTTTTCCAGCTCGAGCAAAGCAGGGCTGTGATAGCACCAGCCCGGCAGTCCGCTCCGGTCCCAGTCGTTCGGAACGCTGATATCGCGGATCACCTCATTCATGTCGTTCCCCATATTTTGCTGAACGTTCATTCAATATAAGCACGATTTTCGTTCAAAAGGAATAGCTTGCGAATCTTCGGGTGATGGAAGGGGAGAAAGGCCATGCGCGGAGCGGGCGCAGGCGCGCCCATCCCGCGCGCTTCGCGGTCAAGCGCGGGCGTCAGTAAAGGTCTTGCGGCCGATGCGTGGAGCGTCAGATCCGTCCGTAGGCGCCGCCCGCGCCGGTGATGGCGGCGAGGAAGCTGGCAAGGCCGGCCGAGCGCAGCGGCAGGTAGGGCTTGCCCTGATCGCGGCACAGCCGCTTCACGAGGCCGACGGCCGAATGGCTGATATGGTCGACGGGAAAGAGGATCGTCGCGGCCTGCCCGACGAGGGCCGGCAGCAGCGTGGTGCTGTCCTCC from Shinella zoogloeoides includes:
- a CDS encoding aromatic ring-hydroxylating oxygenase subunit alpha → MNEVIRDISVPNDWDRSGLPGWCYHSPALLELEKQHVFREHWQIACHVCDIPEAGNYLALDVFGERALILRGQDGAVRAFHNICRHRGSRLVADEKGACRNAIVCPFHGWVYNLDGTLRGAARPRSFPPLDKDEFALKTLECEVWQGFVFIRFAPGPQPSVAEQMRPFEEELSHYRAEEMVPAGGIWTQESPVNWKSVRDVDNEGYHVAMAHPALQDLYGSTYYDEPFVDGLCRSFATYNPHAGRRWSVRNYVNISPENARLPERLRKAWIYFGLFPNCVIAVTPESVQFYQEFPLSLGKTLLRGGIYRYREEDRAQRLARYLAARIDRDTQAEDVQLTVWSNEAMTSNAFAGFYLSDLEYGVRTHHDHLRRVLPVVNLKDAPEENAMAAVNAGLKE